One Niabella beijingensis DNA window includes the following coding sequences:
- a CDS encoding DUF6496 domain-containing protein, whose amino-acid sequence MATYSKKAGEKVEKAMHERKQGKLKSGKSGKKVTSKKQAIAIGLSEAREEGAKVPKAPARKKAPAKKKVAAKKKS is encoded by the coding sequence ATGGCAACGTATTCAAAAAAAGCAGGAGAAAAAGTGGAGAAAGCGATGCATGAAAGAAAACAAGGCAAGCTTAAAAGTGGCAAAAGCGGTAAGAAAGTAACCAGTAAAAAACAGGCGATCGCCATCGGACTCTCCGAGGCAAGAGAAGAAGGCGCAAAGGTTCCTAAAGCCCCGGCCAGGAAAAAAGCACCTGCAAAAAAGAAAGTCGCTGCAAAGAAAAAATCCTGA
- a CDS encoding ABC transporter permease, which yields MIKNHLKLAWRNLRRNRIQSFINIAGLSVGLSVALLIGLWVWEEYTFDRQFENYSSIARVMQNQTFNGDIQTWDGQAKQLGPELRQTYGNQFKHVIMTSWPGDHLLSFENKRLVKSGNYMEPGITDMLQLKMISGSRAGLTDPHSILLSRSVAESYFADADPLNRILLIDNKLPVKVTGVYEDLPLNSSFGNLGFIAPWELMINSDSVYKRLTWGNSWFQVLVQVSGRATMSQVSENIKYAKLRRVLKEDDDARFKPELFLHPMSRWHLYYGFENGVNSGGRIQYVRIFSIVGIFVLLLACINFMNLSTARSEKRAKEVGVLKTIGSLRSQLAIRFFSESLLVTAIAFLLALLLTQIALPFFNTIAVKNIKIPWGNSWFWLTGTGFVILTGIIAGLYPALYLSSFRPVKVLKGTFKAGYFAVVPRKLLIVLQFSITVLLIVGTVVIFQQIRFAKERPVGYSREGLVTVPIKSAELWKHYEAYRDALSRTGTIQSLAASESPVTAAWVTNSGFDWEGKNPGMQDEFSTVRISQEFGETVNWKIKEGRDFSKAFPSDSTGFVINEAAAKYMGLKHPVGAVMKWGDNGSFKIIGVVNDMVLQSPYTPVRQMIFYLGSNRNDQRLNFLTIRVRPSVSMKAALAAIETVTRKYDPVNPFEYHFVDDEYATKFEAEQRIGTLTGIFTGLAIFISCLGLFGLAAFMAEQRIKEIGIRKVLGASVLGLCRLLSKEFVFLVAIAVLVAIPVSWYYMNAWLHQYQYRVGLSVWNFVLAGIGMVMISLLSTSYQVFKAAIVNPVKSLRTE from the coding sequence ATGATTAAAAATCATTTGAAACTGGCCTGGCGCAATCTGCGCAGAAACAGGATCCAGTCATTTATAAATATCGCAGGCCTGTCTGTGGGTCTTTCCGTTGCCCTGCTGATCGGGCTCTGGGTTTGGGAAGAATACACATTTGACCGGCAGTTTGAAAACTATTCCTCGATTGCTCGGGTAATGCAGAATCAAACGTTCAATGGTGATATCCAGACCTGGGATGGCCAAGCAAAGCAGTTGGGGCCGGAACTAAGGCAGACCTATGGCAACCAGTTCAAACATGTAATAATGACCTCCTGGCCGGGCGATCATCTGTTGTCTTTTGAAAATAAACGGCTCGTAAAAAGCGGTAACTATATGGAACCGGGCATTACCGATATGTTACAGCTCAAAATGATAAGCGGCTCGAGGGCCGGGCTTACGGATCCACATTCCATATTGCTTTCCAGATCCGTTGCCGAGTCTTATTTTGCGGATGCTGATCCGCTGAACCGTATCCTGCTTATTGATAACAAACTTCCTGTTAAAGTGACCGGTGTCTACGAAGACCTTCCGCTTAATTCGTCATTCGGGAATCTGGGCTTTATTGCTCCCTGGGAGTTAATGATCAATAGTGACAGCGTATATAAGCGACTGACATGGGGAAACAGCTGGTTCCAGGTGCTGGTACAGGTTTCCGGGCGGGCAACGATGTCGCAGGTATCGGAGAATATAAAATACGCCAAGTTGCGCCGGGTATTAAAAGAAGATGATGATGCCCGTTTTAAACCGGAGCTGTTCCTGCATCCTATGAGCCGCTGGCATTTGTACTATGGATTTGAGAATGGTGTCAATAGCGGAGGCCGCATCCAATATGTCCGCATCTTTAGTATTGTGGGCATCTTTGTGCTGCTGCTGGCCTGCATCAATTTTATGAACCTGAGCACGGCACGTTCTGAGAAACGGGCAAAGGAAGTTGGTGTGCTGAAAACGATCGGCTCGTTACGGAGCCAGCTGGCGATCCGTTTTTTTTCCGAATCGTTACTGGTAACTGCTATCGCATTCCTGCTGGCACTGCTGCTAACACAAATAGCATTACCCTTTTTCAATACCATAGCAGTAAAAAATATAAAGATCCCCTGGGGCAATAGCTGGTTCTGGCTTACCGGTACCGGCTTTGTTATACTGACCGGGATCATTGCCGGACTGTATCCTGCGCTCTATTTATCTTCATTCCGCCCGGTTAAGGTGCTGAAAGGAACATTCAAAGCGGGCTATTTTGCTGTTGTTCCGCGGAAGCTGTTGATTGTCCTTCAGTTTTCGATAACCGTTCTTCTGATTGTAGGTACTGTTGTGATCTTTCAGCAGATCCGGTTTGCAAAAGAACGTCCGGTAGGATACAGCAGGGAAGGCCTGGTAACTGTACCGATAAAATCAGCCGAACTCTGGAAGCACTATGAGGCATACCGCGATGCGCTGTCCCGTACAGGTACGATTCAAAGCCTTGCTGCATCGGAATCTCCCGTTACTGCCGCATGGGTGACCAACAGTGGTTTTGACTGGGAAGGAAAGAACCCGGGCATGCAGGATGAGTTTTCAACAGTACGCATCAGTCAGGAATTTGGAGAAACGGTCAACTGGAAAATAAAAGAGGGCAGGGATTTTTCAAAGGCGTTCCCGTCCGATTCGACAGGCTTTGTTATTAATGAGGCTGCTGCAAAATATATGGGACTTAAACACCCTGTAGGAGCAGTTATGAAATGGGGCGATAACGGGAGTTTTAAAATCATCGGTGTGGTAAACGATATGGTGCTGCAGTCTCCTTATACACCCGTACGGCAGATGATATTTTACCTGGGCAGTAATAGAAATGATCAGCGGCTGAATTTTCTGACCATCCGTGTCCGTCCGTCCGTTTCCATGAAAGCAGCGCTGGCCGCCATAGAAACAGTTACCAGGAAATACGATCCTGTCAACCCTTTTGAATATCATTTTGTGGATGACGAATATGCCACTAAGTTCGAAGCAGAACAACGTATCGGAACGCTGACAGGGATCTTTACGGGCCTGGCTATTTTTATCAGCTGTCTTGGATTATTTGGTCTCGCCGCTTTTATGGCAGAACAACGGATAAAGGAGATCGGGATACGAAAGGTACTGGGAGCATCGGTATTGGGTCTCTGCCGCCTGCTGTCAAAAGAATTTGTTTTTCTGGTGGCCATCGCCGTGCTCGTTGCCATCCCGGTATCATGGTATTATATGAACGCATGGCTGCATCAATATCAGTACCGCGTGGGTTTGTCGGTATGGAATTTTGTTCTTGCAGGTATTGGCATGGTCATGATC
- a CDS encoding AraC family transcriptional regulator, which yields MDEEYIEKDLEWESQVAGSVTYIPVAGASEMANFRSPDSYVFIFFEKCSGWHTVDFIEYNEGDNQVHISFPGQIHSWKTDEGAKGHKLILSKKFVEVYLSDTRFSSLHINNYPVVDPPPDQAEKLFRELNLIKQELEDKAIHYNIVILRTRLVLLLVSRFIDLRAADDSSSGKKNPLISRFLDLIETHFIVSKAVGFYADKLAITPNYLNILAKRELGLTAKELIDGRVVLEAKRQLLGSGKSIKEIAFDLGFSTTASFSTYIAGKTGFYPKNFREPESRMAENG from the coding sequence ATGGACGAGGAATATATTGAAAAGGATCTTGAATGGGAATCACAGGTTGCAGGCAGTGTAACCTACATACCTGTTGCCGGAGCCAGCGAAATGGCAAATTTCAGGTCTCCGGATTCCTATGTGTTTATTTTTTTTGAAAAGTGCTCGGGCTGGCATACGGTTGATTTTATTGAGTACAATGAGGGAGACAACCAGGTTCATATTTCTTTTCCCGGGCAGATACACTCGTGGAAAACGGACGAAGGTGCGAAAGGCCATAAACTCATCCTATCTAAAAAATTTGTTGAAGTGTATCTTTCCGATACACGGTTCTCTTCGCTGCACATCAACAATTATCCTGTAGTGGACCCGCCACCGGATCAGGCAGAGAAGCTGTTCCGTGAGCTGAATCTCATTAAACAGGAACTGGAGGATAAAGCTATCCACTATAATATCGTAATCCTTAGAACCCGGCTGGTGCTGTTGCTGGTTAGCCGGTTTATCGACCTCCGGGCTGCTGATGATAGCAGTTCCGGAAAAAAAAATCCGTTGATCTCAAGATTTCTTGATCTTATTGAAACGCATTTTATCGTATCTAAAGCAGTAGGATTTTACGCCGATAAGCTGGCCATAACACCCAACTATCTGAATATACTTGCTAAACGAGAATTGGGGCTTACCGCAAAGGAGCTTATTGATGGCAGGGTAGTGCTTGAAGCAAAAAGGCAGCTGCTGGGCTCTGGCAAATCTATAAAAGAGATCGCATTTGATCTGGGTTTTTCGACAACTGCTTCTTTTTCCACTTATATTGCCGGGAAGACGGGTTTCTATCCCAAAAATTTCCGTGAGCCTGAATCCCGGATGGCAGAAAATGGCTGA
- a CDS encoding DinB family protein translates to MLTGINRLLWQQFGAAIDMLENAVTACPEVIWENDAGYCQLAHHTIFFLDYYLSDTPKEADYIPPPPFTKSEFETVAPSLHYTKAELLIFLHTGKKKLHEQLLKHTGEALLENRFVSEYKDFSLFELLLYNMRHVQHHAAQLNLRLRQAGHAPPDWVSAATAPF, encoded by the coding sequence ATGCTTACCGGAATCAACCGGCTGCTTTGGCAACAATTCGGGGCTGCCATCGATATGCTGGAAAATGCGGTCACTGCCTGCCCTGAAGTTATTTGGGAAAATGATGCCGGATATTGCCAGCTGGCTCATCATACCATTTTTTTTCTGGATTACTATCTCTCCGATACTCCGAAAGAAGCCGACTATATTCCGCCTCCGCCCTTTACCAAATCTGAATTTGAAACGGTTGCTCCTTCGCTTCACTACACAAAAGCGGAACTGCTGATCTTTCTGCATACAGGAAAAAAGAAACTACATGAGCAATTGTTAAAACATACCGGCGAGGCATTGCTGGAAAACCGCTTTGTAAGTGAATACAAAGATTTCAGTTTATTTGAGCTGCTGCTTTATAATATGCGGCATGTCCAGCATCATGCCGCGCAGCTGAACCTGCGGCTGCGGCAGGCAGGGCACGCTCCGCCTGATTGGGTATCCGCTGCCACTGCCCCTTTCTGA
- a CDS encoding SRPBCC family protein, protein MSDNNVSFHRVLKTSPEKIYRAFTEAPAIASWLPPYGFVCTVHEMTAATGGTYKMSFQNFSTGNSHSFGGKYLELKPNEFLKYTDQFDDPNMPGEMITTVWLKKNIAGTEIRITQEGIPSAIPAEMCYLGWQESLEKLAKLVEPEIPDA, encoded by the coding sequence ATGTCAGACAATAATGTTTCATTCCACAGAGTGCTTAAAACATCACCGGAAAAAATTTACCGTGCTTTTACCGAAGCCCCGGCCATTGCTTCATGGCTGCCCCCGTATGGATTTGTTTGCACCGTTCACGAAATGACCGCGGCCACTGGGGGCACTTATAAAATGTCATTCCAGAATTTTTCAACAGGGAACAGCCACTCCTTTGGTGGAAAATACCTGGAACTTAAACCCAATGAGTTCCTGAAATATACCGATCAGTTTGATGACCCCAACATGCCGGGCGAAATGATCACTACTGTCTGGCTGAAAAAGAATATTGCGGGTACAGAGATACGGATCACACAGGAAGGGATCCCTTCGGCTATCCCGGCGGAAATGTGCTACCTGGGATGGCAGGAATCGCTGGAAAAGCTGGCCAAACTGGTAGAACCTGAAATACCGGATGCCTGA
- a CDS encoding MFS transporter: MRIITEENRGIASLLAFMLIPISGFAMDVYIPSFPRMAADLGADESAIRLTMTVYLISYGLSQLFAGSLIDHFGRYRFGLVSLFLFMITNLVIIHSSTIGLVLVMRAVQGLLISLIMMSKRSLFVDLYEGAKRQHYTSLLSIVWSSAPIIAPFLGGYFEAHFGWRANFWFLAGYAAIMFLLELVFSGETLKVRGPLQPKLVLNAYSFMLTKKDFTLGIVMLGLSYAMVIIFNMAIPFIMENRFHFTAVETGYAALASGLAMLFGGITSRVLLKKDFFRKLLMAVLLLFITAFIMMLSSGMQNHILVMMAFVILLHFLQGFLYNVYFTYLLTRFPQYAGMSGGITSGGAYLVTSVASYAIAGFLSIDDQQTLSASYLILSLLLGGIVMLLKFSGVFRQPAAI; the protein is encoded by the coding sequence ATGAGAATTATAACAGAAGAAAACCGGGGTATTGCTTCCCTTTTGGCTTTTATGCTTATCCCGATTTCAGGATTTGCGATGGATGTTTATATACCTTCTTTCCCGCGTATGGCAGCCGACCTCGGTGCGGATGAATCGGCTATTCGTCTGACCATGACCGTTTACCTGATCAGCTATGGACTTTCCCAGTTATTTGCCGGGAGCCTGATCGATCATTTCGGAAGGTACCGGTTCGGACTTGTATCACTGTTTCTGTTTATGATCACCAACCTGGTGATCATACATTCATCCACGATAGGCCTCGTGCTTGTTATGCGGGCGGTCCAGGGCCTGCTGATCTCTCTGATCATGATGTCTAAACGCTCCCTTTTTGTAGACCTGTATGAAGGCGCAAAACGACAGCATTATACAAGTCTTCTTTCTATCGTTTGGTCTTCAGCTCCCATAATCGCTCCGTTTTTAGGCGGTTACTTTGAAGCGCATTTCGGCTGGCGGGCCAATTTCTGGTTCCTGGCGGGTTATGCTGCAATAATGTTCCTTCTGGAACTAGTGTTCAGCGGCGAAACATTAAAGGTACGCGGCCCGTTACAGCCAAAACTGGTATTGAATGCTTATTCCTTTATGTTGACGAAAAAAGATTTTACCCTTGGAATTGTGATGTTGGGATTGAGTTATGCAATGGTCATCATCTTTAATATGGCAATTCCTTTTATTATGGAAAACCGGTTTCATTTTACAGCAGTTGAAACAGGATATGCAGCCCTGGCCTCCGGACTGGCGATGCTTTTCGGAGGCATAACAAGCCGGGTGCTCCTGAAAAAGGATTTCTTCAGGAAGCTGCTGATGGCAGTCCTGCTTCTTTTTATAACCGCTTTTATTATGATGCTCAGCAGCGGTATGCAAAACCATATCCTCGTGATGATGGCTTTTGTAATTCTTCTGCATTTCCTGCAGGGTTTTTTGTACAATGTTTATTTTACCTACCTGCTTACCCGTTTCCCGCAGTATGCGGGTATGTCGGGCGGCATCACGAGCGGAGGTGCCTACCTGGTAACATCTGTAGCCAGCTACGCAATTGCAGGATTCCTCTCTATTGACGACCAGCAGACGCTTTCAGCAAGCTATCTTATCCTCAGTCTGCTGCTGGGGGGAATTGTGATGCTGTTGAAATTTTCGGGCGTGTTCCGCCAGCCGGCAGCAATATAG
- a CDS encoding MBL fold metallo-hydrolase — MINSGHLYLPFSQLDVYMLSDGYFGTGNPQPVLAPGIAPEIVQNELKRLCLQETYEAPIITMLVKSNDATILIDTGEGSHNPANAGWLLNSLTEIGVTPEAITDILITHAHQDHIGGILSEQGQYIFPNARYFISRNEWAFWTNNTPDFSNSRMPSWMYPSGALQHLVLNAIKDRIEIFTPGETVCSCIKTAPAPGHTPGHIIFSIFSEALALTNLVDLVHSPLLIAHPEWGTQWDIDFNEGVRTRKRILETCCKNRTLVATAHLPWPGIGYIGKTGDLLSWAARALHHPYELALS; from the coding sequence ATGATCAACTCCGGACACCTGTACCTGCCTTTCAGCCAGCTCGATGTATATATGCTCTCCGATGGATATTTTGGGACCGGGAACCCCCAGCCGGTACTGGCTCCCGGTATCGCGCCGGAAATCGTTCAGAACGAACTGAAGCGGCTTTGCCTGCAGGAAACATACGAGGCCCCCATTATTACCATGTTGGTGAAAAGCAACGATGCAACGATCCTGATCGATACCGGGGAAGGTAGTCATAACCCGGCAAATGCGGGATGGCTGCTGAACAGTCTTACTGAAATAGGAGTAACGCCGGAAGCCATTACCGACATCCTGATCACGCATGCCCATCAGGATCATATCGGAGGCATCCTGTCGGAACAGGGACAGTACATCTTCCCGAATGCCCGGTATTTTATTTCGCGGAACGAGTGGGCATTCTGGACCAACAATACCCCCGACTTTTCCAACAGCCGGATGCCTTCCTGGATGTATCCTTCCGGAGCCTTGCAACACCTGGTATTAAATGCCATAAAGGACCGCATCGAAATTTTTACCCCGGGCGAAACAGTATGCTCCTGTATCAAAACAGCACCTGCACCGGGTCATACACCGGGCCATATCATCTTCAGTATTTTTTCGGAAGCGCTGGCGCTTACCAACCTGGTGGACCTGGTGCACTCCCCGTTACTGATCGCGCATCCTGAATGGGGAACACAATGGGATATTGATTTTAATGAAGGTGTTAGAACCCGTAAACGGATCCTGGAAACCTGCTGTAAGAACCGGACACTGGTGGCAACCGCGCATCTTCCCTGGCCCGGGATCGGTTATATAGGGAAAACCGGTGACCTGCTGAGCTGGGCCGCAAGAGCCTTGCATCACCCTTATGAACTCGCTTTGTCCTGA
- a CDS encoding helix-turn-helix domain-containing protein — MEANKPAVKLADDEVTYKQIKGVDNYNKTIRCTYFLVVLFTEGSGIHYIDDTAFPIGRNQLHFLFPGQHHHWETGPETLAQKIVVGKKVFENFSSTDEFHFIRHNLNPVFKLSDTVFDAVNNEMESIERDLQTLAADQAWKNILLLRMDILASMMKREAEGYIKNTLLTRSNPAVRDFWNLINQHYTVQKTPKWYAEQLCVTPNYLNILCRKHMNTTATDMIHQRIMQESKNLLRFSDRTIKEIAFDIGFETMSGFSAFFKKKSGFSPTEYRG, encoded by the coding sequence ATGGAAGCAAATAAGCCCGCAGTCAAATTGGCGGATGACGAGGTCACCTACAAACAGATCAAAGGTGTTGACAATTACAACAAAACCATCCGGTGCACCTACTTCCTCGTGGTGCTGTTCACCGAGGGAAGCGGCATTCATTATATCGATGATACAGCCTTTCCTATTGGCAGGAACCAGCTTCATTTTTTATTCCCGGGGCAACACCATCATTGGGAGACCGGCCCTGAGACACTTGCACAGAAGATCGTGGTGGGCAAAAAAGTATTTGAAAACTTTTCCAGTACAGATGAGTTCCATTTCATACGGCACAACCTGAATCCCGTATTCAAGCTTTCAGACACCGTATTTGATGCGGTGAACAACGAGATGGAAAGTATTGAGCGGGACCTGCAGACGCTTGCAGCAGATCAGGCCTGGAAAAATATATTGCTGCTGCGAATGGACATACTGGCCTCCATGATGAAACGCGAAGCGGAAGGTTATATTAAGAATACACTTCTCACGCGATCGAATCCTGCCGTCCGGGATTTCTGGAACCTGATCAACCAGCATTATACGGTACAGAAGACCCCAAAATGGTATGCAGAGCAGCTCTGTGTTACACCTAATTACCTGAATATTTTATGCCGGAAGCATATGAACACAACGGCCACGGATATGATCCATCAGCGCATCATGCAGGAATCGAAGAACCTGTTGCGGTTTTCCGACAGGACCATCAAGGAGATCGCCTTTGATATAGGATTTGAAACAATGTCCGGATTCTCTGCCTTCTTTAAGAAGAAGAGTGGTTTTTCTCCTACGGAATACCGGGGTTGA